Proteins encoded within one genomic window of Bacteroidota bacterium:
- a CDS encoding site-specific DNA-methyltransferase gives MEVLEKTISKNGHGKHSPLIEDFIPVNKIVNEDCVSGMKKLPDNCIDLVVTSPPYDAIRDYKGFDVNLHETGKEIFRVLKDGGLAVMVIQDQTKNFGKSLTSFRTIVDWCDTIGFKLFETVIYKKHGAEGGWWKTRFRVDHEYIPIFLKGERWKYFDKDGLKIPSKHAGKTMTGCATRLTNGKTLNSKKVVINDKKCRGTIWDYTTCGDGTRLKHEHPATFPDRLPVDVIQCFCPSGGIVLDPFMGSGTTALAAIALERNYIGYDISKEYCNLAEKRIKEEGKTHQLRLTLLE, from the coding sequence ATGGAAGTCCTTGAAAAAACGATAAGCAAAAACGGTCACGGCAAACATAGTCCGCTGATAGAAGATTTTATTCCTGTAAATAAAATTGTCAACGAAGACTGTGTCAGCGGAATGAAAAAGTTGCCAGACAATTGTATTGATTTAGTCGTTACCTCTCCTCCGTATGATGCAATAAGGGATTACAAAGGTTTTGATGTCAACTTGCACGAAACGGGAAAAGAAATTTTTCGTGTTCTGAAAGATGGCGGTCTTGCTGTGATGGTTATTCAAGACCAAACAAAAAATTTCGGGAAGTCTTTGACTTCATTCAGAACAATTGTAGATTGGTGCGATACCATCGGTTTTAAATTATTTGAAACTGTCATTTACAAAAAACACGGTGCAGAAGGCGGATGGTGGAAAACAAGATTTAGGGTTGACCACGAATACATTCCTATTTTTTTGAAGGGCGAGCGCTGGAAATATTTTGATAAAGATGGTTTGAAAATTCCGTCAAAGCACGCTGGCAAAACGATGACGGGCTGTGCAACACGATTGACAAACGGAAAAACTTTGAACTCAAAAAAAGTTGTCATCAATGATAAAAAATGCAGGGGTACGATTTGGGATTACACAACTTGTGGTGATGGAACACGATTGAAACACGAGCACCCTGCAACTTTTCCCGACCGTCTGCCAGTTGATGTTATTCAGTGTTTCTGTCCGTCTGGCGGAATTGTCCTTGACCCGTTTATGGGAAGCGGAACAACTGCGTTGGCTGCAATTGCTTTAGAGAGAAATTATATCGGCTACGATATTTCTAAAGAGTATTGCAACCTTGCCGAAAAGAGAATAAAAGAAGAAGGAAAAACACATCAACTGCGTCTCACGCTTTTAGAATAA
- a CDS encoding sigma-70 family RNA polymerase sigma factor: protein MNIESDLITACIRRERKAEYELYRLTYSYLMGICYRYVNSREEAREMLNIGFTKMLYNLEKYRPEIPFKSWARKVMINVLIDEYRKEKKHHENIQYVEEYDETKEYSELNDALVKINVDQIHALIMKLPRMSQRVFNLFVIDGYSHKEIAGMLDMSEGTSKWHLNFSRTKLKEMIQQLISPLKVA from the coding sequence ATGAACATAGAGTCAGACCTTATAACAGCTTGCATCAGGCGCGAACGAAAGGCGGAGTATGAATTATATCGCCTCACTTACAGTTACCTGATGGGAATTTGTTACCGATATGTGAATTCGCGCGAGGAAGCAAGAGAAATGCTGAACATTGGTTTTACGAAAATGCTGTACAACCTTGAAAAATACAGACCTGAAATTCCGTTCAAGTCATGGGCAAGAAAAGTGATGATAAATGTGTTGATTGATGAATACAGAAAAGAAAAAAAGCACCACGAGAACATTCAGTATGTGGAAGAGTATGATGAAACAAAAGAATATTCTGAATTGAATGATGCTCTGGTAAAAATAAATGTTGACCAGATACACGCGCTGATTATGAAACTTCCTCGCATGAGCCAGAGAGTGTTTAACCTTTTTGTAATTGACGGATATTCCCATAAAGAAATTGCGGGCATGCTTGATATGTCGGAAGGAACATCCAAGTGGCATTTGAATTTTTCAAGAACCAAATTAAAAGAAATGATTCAGCAATTAATTTCACCTTTAAAAGTTGCATGA
- a CDS encoding PorT family protein: MSEEQNKFDDIIRSKFAGQEFPFSEENWEKAERILDSGRKRKKVLRYGLLFLAGLLAGIIIMLPFVNNDKQSEDKMIAQVQEKQKKETHVVKETSKENFIAKDEQAVAEAKNTSEEKTVQQNKKTSATSPEKTSKTEKHNISVSLNENIFADASNKKKEKSEQNVSLNSETQPHNGSTYISIKGNSKTDSAFARKKQEEKTEEKEIVVPEIQSENSSSSILIGMNIKSDSSNENKIKTLQNKIDSLAQVIASGFAKDSAKTKKDSSVTTHQEIPSITAIQTPPQSLSSINIFSIDAGTNYILGWNYGSETEGKGFNPVLGFGLTHFFNPHWSVQTGIQYGSIAHLSVSTKTFTTSTPDFGLNNVDSIIDTKWIHYAVVPIFIQHHFNNKNSIGIGGTVSYLVNTTSNFIVNSYGDYKNPVHTEKKTFGYTKGFNQWNATLSVAYRRRISDKFIVSAEAHYGLLDIKDNTFFSKQKFERSTGIKLIISYDIFK; the protein is encoded by the coding sequence ATGAGCGAAGAGCAAAATAAATTTGACGACATCATCCGCTCGAAATTTGCCGGGCAGGAATTTCCTTTCAGCGAAGAAAACTGGGAAAAAGCGGAACGCATTCTTGATTCTGGAAGAAAACGGAAAAAAGTTTTGCGGTATGGTTTGTTGTTTCTTGCCGGGCTTCTTGCCGGAATTATTATCATGCTTCCGTTTGTAAATAATGATAAACAAAGCGAAGACAAAATGATTGCACAGGTTCAGGAGAAACAAAAAAAAGAAACGCATGTAGTGAAAGAAACCTCAAAAGAAAATTTTATTGCGAAAGATGAGCAGGCAGTTGCAGAAGCAAAAAATACTTCCGAAGAAAAAACTGTTCAGCAGAATAAGAAAACAAGTGCTACATCGCCTGAAAAAACAAGCAAAACAGAAAAGCACAATATCAGTGTTTCGCTGAATGAAAATATTTTTGCAGATGCAAGCAATAAGAAAAAAGAGAAGTCAGAACAAAATGTGAGTTTAAATTCTGAAACACAACCGCATAATGGTTCTACATATATTTCTATCAAAGGAAACTCAAAAACAGACAGCGCATTTGCAAGAAAAAAACAAGAAGAAAAAACAGAAGAGAAAGAGATTGTTGTTCCTGAAATTCAATCTGAAAATAGTTCTTCTTCAATCTTAATCGGAATGAATATTAAAAGCGACAGTTCAAATGAAAACAAAATAAAAACTCTCCAAAATAAAATTGATTCATTGGCTCAAGTAATCGCTTCGGGTTTTGCCAAAGACAGCGCAAAGACGAAAAAAGATTCTTCCGTTACAACTCATCAGGAAATTCCTTCTATCACAGCAATTCAAACTCCTCCTCAATCGTTATCAAGCATAAATATTTTTTCCATTGATGCAGGAACAAATTATATTTTGGGATGGAATTATGGAAGTGAAACCGAAGGAAAAGGATTTAATCCTGTTCTCGGATTCGGACTTACACATTTTTTCAATCCGCATTGGTCGGTGCAGACAGGCATTCAGTACGGAAGCATTGCGCATCTTAGTGTAAGCACAAAAACTTTTACCACTTCAACGCCTGATTTTGGATTGAACAATGTTGATTCCATTATTGATACAAAGTGGATTCATTATGCGGTAGTTCCAATTTTTATTCAGCATCATTTCAATAATAAAAACTCAATCGGCATAGGAGGAACTGTTTCCTATCTTGTAAATACTACCAGCAATTTCATTGTGAATTCCTATGGTGATTATAAAAATCCGGTTCACACAGAAAAGAAAACATTCGGCTACACAAAAGGATTTAATCAGTGGAATGCAACTCTCTCGGTTGCTTACCGAAGAAGAATTTCTGATAAGTTCATTGTTTCTGCAGAAGCGCATTACGGTTTGCTTGATATAAAAGACAATACATTTTTCTCGAAACAAAAATTTGAAAGAAGTACAGGAATAAAACTTATTATCTCTTATGATATTTTCAAATAA
- a CDS encoding PKD domain-containing protein, with translation MIFSNNKKLCWLFLFALAVIGSCKKDYPAQPNNPTPEFSFSGTIGGSSTNIQAGVNNYYMSTSYTLDANGVYDFTGEFRDKNCSSNCANSLKIYLKDYRQYSVQPTVTDSSITTGYYSFATPVGASSKYDVVFGSNLQNGTGQTWNWDFGDGTTFVQTGPTALHQYLHPGVYNVSLNIQSTSSCSSSLANNIVMGQAGGHVQLSFASTPNGNTVSLASTTGGGIPPYTYDWDFGDSNSATTTAPTYTYTYGASGVYPITLTRTDAVNTVEVCHRNFATQTATTCYAFFSVSSATPVSNAMNLSDVMLEWRDASGTLWTSANNSQPGKSMFKVISVENYQNNLSGQPTKKVHAKISCTLYNGTNSIVLDGDAVFSVAHL, from the coding sequence ATGATATTTTCAAATAATAAAAAACTTTGCTGGCTTTTTCTTTTTGCGTTAGCCGTCATCGGCTCCTGCAAAAAAGATTATCCTGCACAGCCGAATAATCCAACTCCTGAATTTTCTTTTTCGGGAACAATCGGTGGAAGTTCTACAAATATTCAGGCAGGCGTGAATAATTATTATATGTCCACTTCATACACGCTTGATGCAAACGGTGTCTATGATTTCACAGGAGAATTCAGGGATAAAAACTGTTCTTCCAATTGCGCGAACTCGCTGAAAATTTATTTGAAGGATTACCGCCAGTATTCTGTTCAGCCCACTGTAACCGACAGTTCCATTACAACAGGATATTATTCTTTTGCAACTCCCGTTGGCGCATCTTCAAAATACGATGTTGTTTTTGGTTCCAACCTTCAAAACGGAACGGGGCAGACATGGAACTGGGATTTTGGGGACGGGACTACTTTTGTTCAAACCGGGCCGACTGCGCTTCATCAGTATCTGCATCCGGGAGTTTATAATGTTTCACTGAACATTCAGTCAACCAGTTCCTGTTCTTCTTCGCTTGCTAATAATATAGTGATGGGGCAGGCAGGAGGCCATGTTCAACTTTCGTTTGCTTCAACTCCCAACGGAAATACAGTAAGTCTCGCCAGTACTACGGGCGGAGGCATCCCTCCTTATACATATGATTGGGATTTTGGCGACAGCAACAGCGCCACCACCACTGCACCGACATACACCTATACCTATGGCGCATCCGGAGTTTATCCTATAACCTTAACCAGAACAGATGCCGTTAATACAGTAGAAGTTTGTCATAGAAACTTTGCCACACAAACAGCAACAACCTGCTACGCTTTTTTTTCGGTATCAAGCGCCACGCCTGTTTCTAACGCAATGAATCTTTCTGATGTGATGCTGGAATGGCGCGATGCCAGCGGCACATTGTGGACATCCGCAAATAATAGTCAGCCAGGTAAAAGTATGTTCAAAGTAATTTCAGTTGAGAATTATCAGAACAACCTTAGCGGGCAGCCCACAAAGAAAGTTCACGCAAAAATTTCATGTACGCTTTACAATGGTACGAATAGCATTGTGCTGGATGGAGATGCTGTGTTTTCAGTGGCTCATTTATAA